The genomic segment ttgaattactCTCGCTTCTTACCATCATTTTCTTTTAGTCAATTAGCAACCAAGTTTTACTTCCACGTTTTTTGATAGTGtgtcttatttatttatcaaatagttttcaattCAATGGGTGACCGGTTACAAATTAGTTTGTGTAATGTACAACAATTTTACCACTTACATCAAGTTTTATGCATAGTAGTTAACTTTGAAGACAAAAACGAACAGCAAACATTTATATCTTTGCCGACGTGGAAAGTATaaatgtgtgaaaaattttaaatcttACATCATTTTATTTAGAGTCAAATATCGAAAACCTCTTTTGGTAGAAGGAATAGATCAGCTCCCTTTGGATGATGCTGCCGGCGAGAAGAAGCTCTAATGGTGGACCGCTGCAAAGCTCTAATGGTGGACCGGGAAGAAGaagctttgttatgaaatttaatttttgcgaTGATGTCATTTTGGAATTTATTTTGAAACCAAAGGTCAATTTGATTATTTCATCattgtttttttattaaaaaacttTAATTATGCTCgattattaaatttaataaaaaaaggCTAACAgtttcactttaatccaaaaccATGTAGGTTAAATTGTGCCTTCTCAAATTACAAGGAGGAAATGTGTGTATTGGATTAGCCAAAGGGGTTTCTTTGGTATTTAGTCCGTTTATTAGAATCTGACTCGTGCTTTGCAGGCTGCAGGAATTGGGCTAAGTTGCAAAATCTCAAGTCCTCATACCTTGATGACAACAGATTCAACAACAGTATAATTCCATGTATAACTGCAATTACTGAACTTAAAAGGCTGTCTCTCCGTTTTTTGGGTTTAGAGGTATCGTTTCCTATAGAAGGTATATTCACTTGCTATCTATAATTCTTATATGAGACTTTCTTTAACCTTTTTACACAATTTTCTTTGACTTTGCGTCTGTtctattttttgcttttctacTTCATTTGTTTTGGGTCCTGTTCAGCCCATAGAAATTAATGAATATCTAAACTTATAATGATTCAGCATTATTTATTTGTAATCTATTTCAATTAATAGCTCTTAAATGTGAACTTTATTGATGTGGAGCAAATCACCTTCGCGAGCTTAATTCACATATCCAAAGTTTGTTTACATTTTAATAATTTCCTATGgacttaagaaaagaaaaaaaaaggcaaattaTATTTGTAGAATTGTAGAAAAGATAAAATTGTAGAATCCATTAGCATGAGAGTTGTTGGACCGCAATCTGCCCATTCAAGGAGTTCTAATTGGATCATCTTCTTGCTGCAGATTTCAAGCGTCTGGAAAAATTGGAGTTTCTTGACTTGAGCCATAATCAATTTTCTGGTTCCTTGTCCTTTAAAGGTACGCATATCCAATTTGAGATAAAGGTGTATATAGTTGAACTGGGATACGCTattcttttttacaaaaaaaaaattacatgatTTGGAGTATAACCATTATTTTCTCTTTCTATTTCAAGATTATAAGGATAGGACAGAACTATCTGTGTACTTTTCCTTATTTCtataatttgatgtatattatGTCCAAATTCCATTATTTGCCTCTTATTTCTAGATTAGCTGAACATTAGAATTATCCATTCGTTTTAGGTGGTTTAATTAACTTTCAATTGCAAAATGGAACATGAATAAGATGTGGGAGTTCTATTTGTGACTCTAGAAGGATCAGTAATTTTGATATATCCAAAACTATAATACTAACATAAAGTTTTGAACTGCAGAATTGAAGCTGGAGAACTTGAAGGTACTCAATCTTGGAGATACAAATTTTAACAAACTCTCAGACGACATTGAGGCTTTAACTTCTCTCAAAGCCTTATCTTTGAACGGTATTGGTATTAATGATTCCTCCGTCCTTCAAGGTAATAAGATAGGCTGTGAAAGGGTCTGTTGCTTGCATGAAGTTGCTATTTACTTTTCAAATGTTGAGCTAGAACGGATGAAATTTGGAAACCaacatttcaatttttttgcgTCTAACATATGATTTCATGGTTTCTGAATTGGCTATATATTGACAATTCATGCCTAGCATCAACTATTACTgtatgaaaagcttacaatgaacttgTTTTTTGGACAGGAATTTGCAGTTTGAAGAATCTCGATGAACTTCACCTGAGTGACAATAATTTTTACGGGCCTGTTCCTATGTGCTTCAGAAACTTGACGTCTCTTCGAGTTCTTGATCTCTCCAACAATATTCTCAGCGGAAACATCCCTGCTGCTCTCATTACTCCTCTCGTACACCTTGAGTATCTATCTCTCTCTGGCAACCTTTTTGGaggttctttttctttcaattctTTGGCCAACCATTCGAAGCTTCAGGTGTTCGAACTTGTACCTCAAAGCAATGATTTACATGTCGACACTGAGGATCTTGCTCTCCCCCCACCATTTCAGCTAAAGGTTCTCTATTTATCTGGCTGCAACTTGAATAATCAGACTCGAAGAATCCCAAGTTTCCTGCTCTATCAGAAAGAAATGCAAATTCTTGATCTTTCTTCCAATAAGTTAGTCGGCCAGATTCCTACTTGGCTTCTGCAAAATAATACAAACTTTGAAGTTCTTGTTCTAAACGATAACTCTTTTACGGGTCCGTTTCTTGTGGATGATTCTCTGAGAataaatctactccgattagaCATCTCAGACAATGACGTCAGTGGTAAGGTTCCTCAAAATATCGGTTTATCTTATCCATTTCTGCAGTCGTTGAATTTGTCAGGAAATTCATTTGAAGCCAATATTCCCCACTCATTGGGAAACTTGACAATGGCAATATCAATTGATTTGTCCCATAACAAGTTTTCAGGGGAGGTGCCAGGTCAAATTGGAACTGGATGTTTACGTCTTAGAATATTGGTATTGTCTTATAATAATTTGCATGGCAATTTTCCTTCTGGGTCCACGAACTTAACAAGCCTACAATTCCTTCACTTGGATAATAACCATTTTAATGGGAGCATTTCACATGGATTATCTCGTTCTCCAAGTTTAACTTGGCTGGATATTTCAAACAATTCTTTTCAAGGCAAAATTCCCAGTTGGATTggaaatttttcatatttgaagGCTCTTGACATGTCAGCCAACTTGCTAGAAGGTAGCATACCAGATGCTATATGCAAACTTTCAGTTCTTGAATTTTTAGACCTCTCCAAAAATCAGTTGATCGGACCTTTACCAGCCTGCTCCGAGCTTACGTCATTGAAGTTCCTCCACCTGCATCACAACATGATCTCAGGGCCCATCTCAAACATGCTGTCTGGGAGCTTCAATTTGACGGTATACCACGCTATATTGGTAAACTTAAAGAGCTCAGGGTTCTTCTATTGGGGGGAAATGGATTGCATGGTGATATTCCTTTGCACTTATGTCAGCTGCAGAATGTGACAATTATGGATCTTTCTCAGAATAAGTTTTCTGGGCCACTGCCTACATGCTTCAACAACATTTCTTTTGGCAGAGGGCAGTTCTCCACAGATGCATTTTTTGCCTATGGCCGGTATTCTGTTATTGATCCCTCCTCCATAAACCTTCCTTTTTTGGCCATGGAGATAATCTCGAGTGAGTATTATATAACTACTTTTTCCGAGCAAGAAAAAGTGATATTCACAACAAAAAGTAGAAGCGAACACTATGCAGGGAATATATTGAATTTCATGTCTGGCCTTGATCTGTCATGTAACCAATTGATTGGAGCGATTCCTCCTGAATTTGGTGATCTCAGACATATCCGGGCATTAAATTTATCCCACAACTACTTGCAAGGATCTATTCCCTCAAGACTTTCAATGTTGAACCAAATAGAGAGCTTGGATCTTTCTTACAACGATTTGAGTGGTGAAATACCTTCAGAGCTGGCATCATTGAACTTCTTGTCCATCTTCAATGTGTCATTCAATAACTTGTCTGGCAGGGTACCTGATACAGGGGAGTTTGCAACCTTTGACGACAGCAATTATAGAGGAAATCCAGGTCTCTGTGGTCCATTGCTCAAGAGAAGTTGTAACCCCTTTGCTCCACACCCTGAAAATGTTGGTGATCAAGACATAGAAGTTGATGGTGCAATTGATGTGGCAGCATTCGCTTGGAGCTTTTTTGCTT from the Coffea arabica cultivar ET-39 chromosome 11e, Coffea Arabica ET-39 HiFi, whole genome shotgun sequence genome contains:
- the LOC140021356 gene encoding receptor-like protein 56 produces the protein MDLSQNKFSGPLPTCFNNISFGRGQFSTDAFFAYGRYSVIDPSSINLPFLAMEIISSEYYITTFSEQEKVIFTTKSRSEHYAGNILNFMSGLDLSCNQLIGAIPPEFGDLRHIRALNLSHNYLQGSIPSRLSMLNQIESLDLSYNDLSGEIPSELASLNFLSIFNVSFNNLSGRVPDTGEFATFDDSNYRGNPGLCGPLLKRSCNPFAPHPENVGDQDIEVDGAIDVAAFAWSFFASYMVIVISLVVSMVFLY
- the LOC113718421 gene encoding uncharacterized protein; the encoded protein is MAVVGTSDSSINNGTRTGQSQPHHKHLVANLESRNKKVFEDANQNPLKTIRKAQAEWLEFEQERETQRKWNVRQTVCEPKQRREMPREGVIRLYTDAAISTKGIKTGQGIIARNWKGILLKAKGVVTQGRGIASKEEALAIRNALLMAKQQGWTQIIVHSDCKSVVEQINRSREYDFTIATILEDVQDLSTGFERCSFVFIPRTENEISHVLARFAVKLEHDIEWEHDFPIWLVDLVKKDCRVGTTWYNNLVADFAASSSTRGCVAVPISITGLGCFLEEKHALLDFKASLNVTTNAHLILSSWTGKEGDGANADCCTWERVRCSNITGRIVELHLSNLPGSMDEDWYVNISTFIPLTDLRALDLSNNNFNSDVTGCRNWAKLQNLKSSYLDDNRFNNSIIPCITAITELKRLSLRFLGLEVSFPIEDFKRLEKLEFLDLSHNQFSGSLSFKELKLENLKVLNLGDTNFNKLSDDIEALTSLKALSLNGIGINDSSVLQGICSLKNLDELHLSDNNFYGPVPMCFRNLTSLRVLDLSNNILSGNIPAALITPLVHLEYLSLSGNLFGGSFSFNSLANHSKLQVFELVPQSNDLHVDTEDLALPPPFQLKVLYLSGCNLNNQTRRIPSFLLYQKEMQILDLSSNKLVGQIPTWLLQNNTNFEVLVLNDNSFTGPFLVDDSLRINLLRLDISDNDVSGKVPQNIGLSYPFLQSLNLSGNSFEANIPHSLGNLTMAISIDLSHNKFSGEVPGQIGTGCLRLRILVLSYNNLHGNFPSGSTNLTSLQFLHLDNNHFNGSISHGLSRSPSLTWLDISNNSFQGKIPSWIGNFSYLKALDMSANLLEGSIPDAICKLSVLEFLDLSKNQLIGPLPACSELTSLKFLHLHHNMISGPISNMLSGSFNLTVYHAILVNLKSSGFFYWGEMDCMVIFLCTYVSCRM